The following proteins are co-located in the Terriglobia bacterium genome:
- the moaA gene encoding GTP 3',8-cyclase MoaA: MAAIAELARDTRLTDKYGRAITDLRIAITDRCNYKCVYCRTGNQGALYAELPFSDYLRIARVLTSLGITKVRITGGEPLLRHGVVEFVRELARLRTLDGEALDIAITTNGHLLADLAQPLKDAGLRRVTVSMDAVDAERFARITRVSNGFEAVLAGVRESRRVGLSPVKVNCVLLRGFNDDQIPAFGRFAREEGVVVRFIEFMPLEEDRVWSPEIVVRLEQILERMAEFRPLREIPHERSETARRYRFDDGVGEIGIIAPVSHPFCGHCSRVRVTSDGKIRTCLFSAFDHDLASVMRQGGSDDDLAAFLRKVIQRKEARHRIGEPDFVPASRTMVHIGG, encoded by the coding sequence ATGGCGGCGATCGCTGAACTCGCACGGGATACGCGGCTGACGGACAAGTACGGGCGCGCCATTACCGATCTGCGCATCGCCATCACCGACCGCTGCAATTACAAGTGCGTGTACTGCCGCACCGGGAACCAGGGCGCGCTTTACGCCGAGTTGCCGTTCTCCGATTACTTGCGCATCGCGCGCGTGCTCACGTCGCTGGGAATTACGAAGGTGCGAATCACGGGCGGAGAACCGCTGCTGCGGCATGGCGTGGTGGAATTTGTCCGCGAGTTGGCGCGCCTGCGTACCCTTGACGGCGAGGCGCTGGACATCGCGATCACGACCAACGGACACCTGCTGGCGGACTTGGCGCAGCCGCTGAAAGACGCAGGGCTGCGGCGGGTCACGGTCAGCATGGACGCGGTCGATGCGGAGCGGTTTGCGCGCATTACCCGCGTGTCCAACGGCTTCGAGGCGGTGCTGGCGGGAGTGCGGGAGTCGCGGCGGGTGGGACTGTCGCCGGTGAAAGTCAACTGCGTGCTGCTGCGCGGCTTTAACGACGATCAGATTCCCGCTTTCGGCAGGTTCGCGCGCGAAGAAGGCGTGGTGGTGCGCTTCATTGAGTTCATGCCGCTGGAAGAAGATCGGGTGTGGTCGCCGGAAATCGTGGTGCGGCTGGAGCAAATCCTGGAGCGCATGGCGGAGTTTCGGCCGCTGCGGGAAATTCCCCACGAGCGCAGCGAGACAGCGCGGCGTTACCGCTTCGACGACGGCGTGGGCGAGATCGGGATCATCGCGCCGGTTTCGCATCCCTTCTGCGGGCACTGCAGCCGGGTGCGCGTCACCTCGGACGGGAAAATCCGCACTTGTCTGTTTTCAGCTTTCGACCACGATCTGGCGTCGGTCATGAGGCAGGGCGGTTCGGACGACGACTTGGCGGCATTCCTCCGTAAAGTCATCCAGCGTAAGGAAGCGCGCCACCGCATCGGTGAGCCGGACTTTGTGCCGGCCTCAAGGACGATGGTGCATATCGGCGGGTAA
- a CDS encoding ABC transporter permease codes for MSHDRRIWAIMAVLVVLHAAAVFADFLAPYDFATQDRSMAFAPPARLHLVDNTGHFHLRPFVYGIKLREGSFTEYQEDRTHLFPMRFFVASEPYKVLGRWTSRLRWLGVEEPGRIFLMGSDGFGRDVFSRLLYGGRISLFSGLLAAGLSLGIGLLLGACSGFYGGWLDDIIMRVSEVFLALPWIYLLLALRAFLPLRLDPAGTFFLLVGVIGFVGWARPARLVRGVVLSAKERAFVLAARGFGASNSYLLRRHALPPAWGVLLTQAALLVPQYILAEVTLSFLGLGVADPVPSWGNMLAELQQYHVLTSYWWMLIPGFALVPVFLAYYVLANLLHQRVKSVVS; via the coding sequence ATGAGCCACGACCGCAGGATTTGGGCGATCATGGCGGTATTGGTCGTCTTGCATGCCGCCGCGGTCTTCGCCGATTTCCTGGCGCCGTACGATTTCGCCACCCAGGACCGTAGCATGGCCTTTGCGCCACCGGCGCGTCTGCATTTGGTGGACAACACCGGACACTTCCACCTCCGGCCTTTTGTTTACGGAATCAAGCTGCGCGAGGGCAGCTTCACCGAATACCAGGAAGATCGAACTCACCTCTTCCCCATGCGCTTCTTCGTCGCGAGTGAGCCTTATAAGGTGTTGGGGCGGTGGACCTCGCGGCTGCGTTGGCTCGGAGTGGAAGAGCCCGGCCGCATTTTTCTGATGGGAAGTGACGGTTTCGGCCGCGACGTTTTCTCGCGCTTGCTTTATGGGGGCCGGATCTCACTGTTTTCAGGATTGTTGGCAGCCGGGCTCTCGTTGGGCATTGGCCTCCTCCTGGGAGCATGCTCCGGCTTCTACGGAGGCTGGTTGGACGACATCATCATGCGCGTGTCGGAAGTGTTCCTTGCACTTCCCTGGATCTACCTGTTGCTTGCGCTGCGGGCATTCCTGCCGCTACGGTTGGATCCTGCCGGGACATTTTTTCTTTTGGTGGGAGTGATCGGGTTCGTGGGCTGGGCGCGTCCGGCGCGGCTGGTGCGGGGAGTGGTGCTGAGTGCGAAAGAGCGCGCGTTCGTGCTGGCGGCGCGAGGTTTCGGCGCGTCGAACTCCTATCTGCTGCGCCGGCACGCGTTGCCGCCGGCCTGGGGAGTGTTATTGACCCAGGCTGCCCTGCTGGTGCCGCAATACATTCTTGCGGAAGTGACTCTCTCCTTCCTGGGCCTCGGCGTGGCCGATCCCGTTCCCAGTTGGGGAAATATGCTCGCCGAGTTGCAGCAGTACCACGTGCTGACCTCCTATTGGTGGATGTTGATTCCGGGATTCGCTCTTGTGCCTGTCTTCCTCGCCTACTATGTCCTAGCGAACCTCTTGCACCAGCGGGTAAAATCCGTAGTCTCTTAA
- the queG gene encoding tRNA epoxyqueuosine(34) reductase QueG, which produces MAQLVPSATAITDFISRAAGAAGFDLSGIAPVRQFPELEYFPAWIASGHAGEMSYLESRGESGDLKRAGLAEVAPWARSVIVCAINYNTRQPRSTDPPSAIACPERSRGYRPSPNSGWISRYAWSVQDYHAVLLSRLRVVEARLKQESPGCETRCYVDTGPLVERVWAKYAGIGWQGKNTCLIHQHFGSWIFLGVILTSLELEPDIPAPDRCGACTRCLDACPTDAFVSPYHLDATRCISYLTIEKRGNIPENLRDGIGRHVFGCDICQDVCPWNRRAPVTAALEFAPRPGLVNPALEWLAAMNEDEFRATFRGSPIKRAKYNGLRRNVAIAMGNSGDSSFLPTLEKLAADLDATVASHARWAIDKLRQRR; this is translated from the coding sequence TTGGCGCAACTCGTGCCCTCCGCCACCGCCATCACCGACTTCATCAGCCGGGCCGCCGGCGCCGCCGGCTTCGACCTCAGCGGCATCGCCCCCGTGCGCCAATTTCCCGAACTCGAGTATTTTCCTGCCTGGATCGCCTCCGGCCACGCCGGCGAAATGAGCTATCTCGAATCCCGCGGCGAGTCGGGCGATCTGAAGCGGGCTGGGCTCGCCGAAGTCGCTCCCTGGGCGCGCTCAGTCATCGTTTGCGCGATCAATTACAACACCCGTCAGCCGCGCTCGACCGACCCTCCATCCGCCATAGCCTGCCCCGAGCGCAGTCGGGGCTATCGACCATCGCCGAATTCCGGGTGGATTTCCCGCTATGCCTGGTCCGTCCAGGACTACCACGCCGTTCTCCTGAGCCGCCTGCGTGTCGTCGAAGCAAGGCTGAAGCAAGAATCGCCCGGTTGCGAAACCCGCTGCTACGTGGATACTGGCCCGCTGGTCGAGCGCGTCTGGGCCAAGTACGCCGGCATTGGCTGGCAAGGCAAGAATACCTGCCTCATCCATCAGCACTTTGGCTCGTGGATTTTTCTCGGCGTGATCCTCACTTCGCTCGAGCTTGAGCCCGATATTCCCGCGCCCGACCGCTGCGGCGCCTGCACGCGCTGCCTGGACGCCTGTCCGACCGACGCCTTTGTGTCGCCTTACCACCTCGACGCCACCCGCTGCATTTCCTATCTCACTATCGAAAAGCGCGGCAACATCCCGGAGAACCTGCGCGACGGTATCGGCCGCCACGTCTTCGGCTGCGACATCTGCCAGGACGTCTGCCCGTGGAACCGCCGCGCACCCGTCACCGCCGCACTTGAGTTCGCCCCGCGCCCTGGTCTGGTGAATCCCGCGCTGGAATGGCTGGCGGCGATGAACGAAGACGAATTCCGTGCCACCTTCCGCGGCTCACCCATTAAGCGCGCCAAGTACAATGGCCTGCGTCGTAACGTGGCCATCGCCATGGGCAACAGCGGCGACTCCAGCTTCCTGCCGACACTGGAAAAACTCGCCGCCGATCTCGACGCCACCGTCGCCTCCCACGCCCGCTGGGCCATAGACAAACTCCGCCAACGCAGGTGA
- a CDS encoding HAD hydrolase family protein: MKFGVLVLDYDGTIAVDGVLDPDVRSAIAEARAAGIVVVLATGRILNDLRREAGDLGFVDVIVAENGAVLAFPGSGYSSVLASSPPAAFLDALRQRGIPINAGECVVEAPASAAYDVLSVVREMRLSLVPVFNRDRLMVLPDGVSKATGLRVALFDLRLSSHNAIAIGDAENDHRMLEMCEIGAAVEWGSQALKAAADEVVNGSGPPDVASYIRRLVHSRSLLPSRVGRRRLLLGHDCEGWPMELSFRGRNLLIAGDPKSGKSWVTGLLCEQLAFYRYCVCVIDPEGDYTGLEVLPGVTVLGGDSPPPRSHELLRALRHPDMSVVIDLSRLTHAEKSEYMQSLLPALALVRRRTGLPHRIVVDEAHYFLQGPEAADLLDLELAGYILVTYKVARLDQRVLDATETIIVTLATDPNEVETLAALCRVKDREEEWGVTLGQLHLGEAAVLTGGEGAESGLRRFRLAPRLTSHVRHREKYLDVPILRGQAFVFVSSKGSSGQQARSLREFVDVVAATPATELHGHLRRRDFSRWVENVFGDHHLASRLRQLEELYCSGGASDINHAMVQAICERYDLDLPKRGLLLGDSVVS, translated from the coding sequence GTGAAGTTCGGCGTGCTGGTCTTGGACTATGATGGCACCATCGCCGTCGACGGGGTGCTGGACCCGGATGTGCGTTCGGCCATTGCCGAGGCGCGCGCGGCGGGCATTGTCGTAGTCCTGGCGACCGGACGCATTTTGAACGACCTGCGGCGCGAGGCCGGCGATCTCGGTTTCGTCGACGTCATCGTCGCCGAGAACGGCGCTGTCCTGGCATTTCCCGGCTCGGGTTACTCCAGCGTCCTTGCCTCATCTCCGCCTGCTGCCTTCCTCGACGCACTCCGCCAGCGCGGAATTCCAATCAATGCGGGCGAGTGCGTCGTGGAAGCTCCTGCTTCGGCGGCGTACGACGTATTGTCGGTCGTCCGCGAGATGCGGCTCTCGCTGGTCCCCGTGTTCAATCGCGACCGGCTGATGGTCTTGCCCGACGGTGTCAGCAAAGCCACCGGACTACGGGTGGCACTCTTTGACCTGCGACTTTCGTCCCACAATGCGATTGCCATTGGCGATGCGGAAAACGATCACCGCATGCTCGAGATGTGCGAGATCGGCGCGGCTGTGGAATGGGGCAGTCAGGCGCTCAAGGCGGCGGCCGATGAAGTCGTGAACGGGTCGGGGCCGCCCGACGTTGCGTCCTACATCCGGCGCTTGGTTCATTCTCGCAGCCTGTTGCCTTCACGCGTTGGCCGCCGCCGCCTGTTGCTGGGACATGATTGCGAAGGCTGGCCCATGGAACTGTCCTTCCGCGGGCGCAATCTACTGATCGCCGGGGACCCGAAATCGGGCAAGTCCTGGGTCACCGGTCTGCTCTGCGAGCAGCTCGCTTTTTACCGCTACTGTGTGTGCGTCATCGACCCCGAGGGCGATTATACGGGGCTTGAGGTGCTCCCCGGTGTGACGGTGCTGGGCGGCGACAGTCCGCCACCGCGTTCCCACGAACTGCTCCGCGCGTTACGGCACCCGGACATGAGCGTGGTGATCGATCTTTCGCGGCTCACGCACGCGGAAAAATCCGAGTACATGCAATCGCTTCTCCCCGCATTGGCGCTCGTCCGCCGCCGCACTGGCCTGCCTCATCGCATCGTGGTCGACGAAGCGCATTACTTCCTTCAGGGTCCAGAGGCAGCGGATCTCCTTGACCTCGAATTGGCCGGATATATCCTTGTGACCTATAAAGTAGCGCGGCTGGATCAACGCGTGCTGGATGCCACGGAGACCATCATCGTGACGCTTGCGACGGACCCCAATGAGGTGGAGACCCTGGCCGCGCTCTGCCGTGTCAAGGATCGTGAAGAGGAGTGGGGCGTCACCCTTGGGCAACTGCACCTCGGGGAAGCCGCGGTGCTGACGGGCGGGGAGGGAGCGGAGAGCGGGCTCCGCCGGTTCCGGCTTGCGCCGCGGCTGACATCGCACGTCAGACATCGGGAGAAATATCTCGACGTACCCATACTGAGAGGCCAGGCATTTGTGTTCGTGTCAAGTAAAGGCTCTTCGGGCCAGCAGGCCCGCAGCCTGCGGGAATTTGTCGATGTCGTTGCTGCAACACCCGCTACCGAACTCCACGGACACCTGCGCCGCAGGGACTTTTCGCGCTGGGTCGAAAACGTTTTCGGCGACCACCACCTCGCCTCGCGCCTGCGGCAACTCGAAGAACTCTATTGTTCTGGAGGGGCGAGTGACATCAACCATGCCATGGTGCAGGCGATCTGCGAACGTTACGATCTTGATCTTCCCAAAAGAGGCCTGCTGCTGGGAGATTCGGTAGTTTCATGA
- a CDS encoding CHAT domain-containing protein, with translation MSSARAALPQELAWIAELSRAETRSARRQLLRKYRAQYSPALVDRLYDEVVRLSRVELLRAAPVADAALAVAEQLRDQGALAQASRAVGHILLLSGKYKVSLRRYEKALQIFQQLGRDLDAARTASGGMLQTLIYLGQYSRAFALAARARKIFRRHRDRLRLARLDSNLGNVLYRQDRFQEALRLYRRAYAYFRKAGETQDVAIVLRNMAVCYISLNRFAEALKIYHEARRYCQRHGLLLLVAEADYNIAYLHFLRGEYTTAIALYETTRQKCKEVADPYHRALCDLDQAEMFLELNLGESGTELAQAAYSGFFELHMHYEAAKALTFLGIAASQLGKPEPSLQRFDQARKLFVREKNLLWPALIDLYKALVLYQEEKRDESRRLARSALRFFATSSLPAKAAICELLLAKLDLQAERFGAAKKHCLSALRRLKNAETPAVGYQAYFVLGQVREAMKDLQGAARSYRQSHATLEDLRSHLLGEELKIAFLKDKLEVYESLTWITLLTRPGPKGAVSAFAFVEQAKSRSLADLIASRVHAMQPRTRRSAALGDKVNQVRDKLHWASRQILLEELRAEEGSRARIRRLSRRTRVLEGALTRALAQIRNSDREFAELQSAGTVGLDAICSSLPQNSVLLEYYHARGVFYVWLVRKHSVEMVPLGPIEKVRDHLRLLQFQLSKFRLGRVFADALSPALHAAASFHLSELYRELIAPIRDRLDAEHLVIVPHGFLHQLPFHALFDGGKWLCDEFSISYAPSASVFHLCAAKRSRAPERSLVFGIPDPRAPHIRQEAEFVASVLPNATLFLGEEASEDRLRAYGPVSRFIHIATHGLFRRDNPMFSSIRLGDSQLTLLDLYQLRLSAELITLSGCGTGLNAVVGGDELLGLARGLLYAGAQALVVTLWDVNDESTAMFMKCFYEELTCTTNKAVALQHAIHSLRSSYAHPYHWAPFVLIGKFA, from the coding sequence ATGAGCAGCGCGCGTGCAGCACTTCCCCAGGAGCTGGCCTGGATCGCGGAATTGTCACGGGCGGAAACGCGGTCTGCCCGCCGCCAACTGCTTCGCAAATATCGCGCGCAGTATTCGCCAGCATTGGTGGACCGCTTGTATGACGAGGTCGTCCGGCTCTCGCGGGTGGAGCTTTTGCGCGCTGCTCCCGTTGCCGACGCAGCATTGGCGGTCGCCGAACAGTTGCGGGACCAAGGCGCGCTGGCCCAGGCGTCGCGCGCCGTGGGGCACATCCTGCTGCTGAGCGGCAAGTACAAGGTGTCCTTGCGGCGTTACGAGAAGGCACTGCAAATTTTCCAGCAACTCGGCCGGGATTTGGACGCGGCCAGAACCGCCAGTGGTGGAATGCTCCAGACGCTGATCTACCTGGGGCAATATTCGCGCGCATTCGCGCTGGCCGCCAGAGCGCGGAAGATCTTCCGGAGGCACCGGGATCGCCTGCGCCTGGCCAGGCTCGACAGCAATCTGGGCAACGTGCTCTATCGGCAGGACCGTTTTCAGGAAGCGCTGAGGCTTTACCGGCGCGCTTACGCCTACTTCCGCAAAGCGGGCGAGACCCAAGACGTAGCCATCGTCCTCCGCAACATGGCGGTCTGCTACATCAGCCTCAACCGGTTTGCCGAGGCACTGAAGATCTATCACGAGGCACGGCGCTATTGCCAGCGCCACGGGCTGTTGTTGCTGGTAGCCGAGGCGGATTACAACATCGCCTACCTGCATTTCCTGCGCGGCGAGTACACCACCGCCATTGCCCTCTATGAGACCACGCGCCAGAAGTGCAAGGAGGTCGCCGATCCCTACCACCGCGCGCTTTGCGACCTGGACCAGGCGGAGATGTTTCTCGAGTTGAACCTGGGCGAAAGCGGCACGGAACTGGCGCAGGCTGCCTACTCCGGATTCTTCGAGCTGCACATGCATTACGAAGCGGCCAAGGCGCTCACCTTCCTGGGAATCGCCGCCAGCCAGTTGGGAAAACCGGAACCATCCCTGCAGCGCTTTGACCAGGCGCGCAAGCTCTTCGTGCGCGAAAAAAACCTGCTCTGGCCGGCCTTGATTGACCTTTACAAGGCGCTGGTTCTGTACCAGGAGGAGAAACGCGACGAATCGCGGCGACTGGCCCGTTCCGCCCTGCGCTTCTTCGCCACCTCCTCCCTGCCGGCCAAGGCCGCGATCTGCGAACTGCTCCTTGCCAAGCTTGACCTCCAGGCGGAAAGATTTGGGGCGGCGAAGAAGCATTGCCTTTCCGCACTGCGGCGCCTGAAGAATGCCGAGACGCCGGCTGTCGGCTACCAGGCTTATTTCGTGCTCGGGCAAGTAAGGGAGGCGATGAAGGACCTTCAAGGAGCGGCGCGGTCATACCGGCAATCTCATGCCACGCTGGAGGACTTGCGCAGTCATTTGCTGGGCGAGGAATTGAAGATCGCCTTCCTCAAAGACAAGCTTGAAGTCTATGAGAGCCTGACTTGGATCACTCTGCTTACCCGGCCGGGGCCGAAGGGCGCTGTCTCCGCCTTCGCCTTCGTGGAACAGGCAAAGTCGCGCAGCCTGGCTGACCTGATCGCGTCCCGGGTCCACGCGATGCAGCCACGGACGCGGCGCAGCGCTGCCCTGGGAGACAAGGTGAACCAGGTGCGCGACAAACTTCATTGGGCATCTCGCCAGATCCTCCTCGAGGAACTGCGTGCGGAGGAAGGCTCACGCGCGCGCATCCGGCGCTTAAGTCGCCGGACCCGGGTTTTGGAGGGTGCGCTGACCCGCGCCCTGGCCCAGATCCGGAACTCCGACCGCGAGTTTGCCGAGTTGCAAAGCGCGGGCACCGTCGGGCTGGATGCGATCTGCTCTTCGCTTCCGCAGAATTCAGTTCTGCTGGAGTACTACCACGCCCGCGGCGTGTTCTACGTTTGGCTGGTGAGAAAGCACTCGGTGGAAATGGTGCCGCTGGGACCGATCGAGAAGGTCCGCGATCACCTGCGGCTCCTGCAATTCCAGCTTTCGAAATTCCGCTTAGGGCGGGTGTTCGCCGATGCACTCAGTCCGGCTTTACATGCTGCGGCCTCCTTTCACCTCAGCGAACTTTACCGCGAGCTGATAGCGCCCATACGTGATCGCCTGGACGCCGAACACCTGGTAATCGTCCCGCATGGTTTTCTGCACCAACTTCCCTTTCACGCGCTGTTCGATGGGGGAAAATGGCTTTGCGACGAGTTCTCGATCTCCTATGCCCCCAGCGCCAGCGTGTTTCACCTGTGCGCGGCAAAGCGATCGCGTGCGCCGGAGCGCTCGTTGGTGTTTGGTATTCCTGATCCCCGGGCGCCCCACATCCGCCAGGAGGCGGAGTTCGTCGCTTCCGTCCTGCCCAATGCCACGCTGTTCCTGGGTGAAGAAGCCAGCGAGGACCGGTTGCGCGCTTACGGGCCGGTGAGCCGCTTCATCCACATCGCAACCCACGGCCTGTTTAGGCGCGACAACCCGATGTTCTCATCCATCCGGCTGGGCGACTCGCAGCTCACTCTGTTAGACCTGTACCAGCTACGGCTGTCTGCCGAATTGATAACGCTTAGCGGTTGCGGCACCGGCCTGAACGCAGTGGTAGGTGGAGACGAACTGCTCGGACTAGCGCGCGGCCTGCTCTATGCCGGGGCGCAGGCGCTGGTGGTTACACTCTGGGATGTAAACGACGAGAGCACCGCCATGTTCATGAAGTGCTTCTATGAAGAGCTGACCTGTACAACCAACAAGGCCGTTGCCCTGCAACACGCGATTCATAGCCTGCGCTCCAGCTATGCTCATCCCTATCACTGGGCCCCCTTCGTGCTCATCGGAAAGTTCGCCTAA
- a CDS encoding sigma-70 family RNA polymerase sigma factor, with amino-acid sequence MRECLNGNEQAWTALIQKYKRLVYSIPLKYGLTPDDAADVFQAVCLELFSELVNLRKAEALRSWLISVTIHKSLRWKKQRLSGLEVEVDSLEQEPPDAATLAPVAMLEQLEREQSVRQAIRRLPARCAEMIRLLFYEQPPLPYVEVARRLGLATGSIGFIRGRCLKRLQKELEEQGLR; translated from the coding sequence GTGCGGGAGTGCCTGAACGGAAACGAGCAGGCCTGGACCGCCCTCATCCAGAAATACAAGCGGCTGGTCTACTCGATACCGCTCAAGTATGGTCTCACCCCGGACGATGCTGCCGACGTATTTCAAGCGGTGTGCCTGGAGCTGTTCTCCGAATTGGTGAACCTGCGCAAGGCGGAAGCTCTGCGCTCCTGGCTGATCAGCGTTACGATTCACAAAAGCCTGCGCTGGAAAAAGCAGCGGCTCAGTGGACTTGAGGTCGAAGTCGATTCGCTGGAACAAGAGCCCCCTGACGCAGCCACCCTCGCGCCCGTCGCGATGCTCGAACAGTTGGAAAGGGAGCAATCCGTTCGCCAAGCCATCCGCCGCTTGCCGGCCCGCTGCGCGGAGATGATCCGCCTGCTTTTTTATGAGCAGCCGCCGTTGCCTTACGTCGAGGTGGCAAGACGCCTGGGCCTTGCGACTGGATCCATCGGCTTTATCCGCGGCCGTTGTCTGAAGCGCTTGCAGAAAGAGCTCGAAGAGCAGGGTCTGAGATGA
- a CDS encoding ABC transporter substrate-binding protein produces the protein MALILLIVAACTAWALPEDEELLRTNAEVGRRGGRLVVSQRAEPKTLNPVTAVDSASRDVIRRLSADLIHINRQSFQTEAALVKSWTATRDGRSYTLSLRRGLKFSDGKPCDADDVVFTFQVYLDEKVHSPQRDLLVVGDKPIAVTKLDAHTVRLEFSKPYAAAERLFDSVAILPRHLLEPAYKEGKISQSWGLNTPPEQMAGLGPFRLKQYVPAERITLERNPYYWKVDQKGQRLPYLDELTFLFVPSDDAQVLRFQAGETDVISRLSAENYSVLAREQQTRGYTLHDLGAGLEYNFLYFNLNDDTAGRLPEVERSQAWFRDLKFRQAVSAALDREDIVRLVFQGRATPLWGPVTPGNKLWLNTALPRSPPSIAGARDLLKAAGFSWKGDTLVDASGQPVEFTIITSASNNQRRQMATLVQEDLRKLGMRVQVVPLEFRAYVDRMMQTHDYDAAIMAIQSGDVDPTSDMNVWMSSGGTHIWHLGEIRPATPWEAEIDRLMQEQLVTLDYKRRKLAFDRVQRIISEQLPMICLVSPNILLGAKNSLGNFRPSILDHYTLSNVEELFWRQQ, from the coding sequence TTGGCTCTAATCTTACTGATCGTGGCGGCGTGTACCGCTTGGGCTCTTCCCGAGGACGAGGAACTGCTCCGAACGAATGCGGAAGTCGGCCGCCGTGGTGGACGCCTGGTGGTGAGCCAGCGTGCCGAGCCCAAGACACTGAACCCGGTCACCGCCGTGGATAGTGCTTCGCGCGATGTGATCCGCCGCCTGTCCGCCGACTTGATCCACATTAATCGCCAGAGCTTCCAGACCGAGGCCGCCTTGGTGAAGTCCTGGACAGCCACCCGTGACGGCCGGAGCTACACCCTGTCCTTGCGACGCGGGTTGAAATTCTCCGACGGGAAACCTTGCGACGCCGACGATGTCGTCTTCACTTTCCAAGTGTACCTCGACGAGAAGGTGCATTCACCTCAGCGTGACCTGCTCGTCGTCGGAGACAAACCCATTGCCGTCACCAAGCTGGACGCGCACACCGTGCGCTTGGAATTCTCCAAGCCCTACGCCGCCGCCGAGCGGCTCTTCGACAGCGTGGCCATCCTGCCGCGACATCTGCTGGAGCCCGCCTACAAGGAGGGCAAGATTTCACAGAGTTGGGGACTGAACACACCTCCCGAGCAGATGGCCGGGTTGGGCCCGTTCCGGCTGAAGCAGTACGTTCCCGCTGAGCGCATCACCCTGGAGCGCAATCCGTATTACTGGAAAGTTGACCAGAAGGGTCAGCGCCTGCCGTATCTTGATGAGCTGACATTTCTCTTCGTGCCCAGCGACGACGCGCAAGTGCTTCGCTTCCAGGCGGGCGAGACCGACGTCATCAGCCGCCTGAGCGCAGAGAATTATTCCGTGCTCGCTCGGGAGCAGCAAACTCGAGGCTACACGCTCCACGATCTCGGCGCCGGCCTGGAATACAACTTCCTTTACTTCAACCTCAATGACGACACCGCCGGCAGGTTGCCCGAGGTCGAGCGCAGCCAAGCATGGTTTCGCGACCTGAAATTTCGCCAGGCCGTCTCGGCAGCTCTCGACCGCGAAGACATCGTGCGGCTGGTCTTCCAGGGCCGGGCGACTCCCCTGTGGGGGCCGGTAACGCCCGGCAACAAGCTCTGGTTGAATACCGCGCTGCCCAGGTCCCCGCCGTCCATCGCGGGCGCGCGCGATCTGCTAAAGGCGGCCGGTTTCTCGTGGAAGGGCGACACGCTGGTCGATGCCTCCGGGCAGCCCGTGGAATTCACCATTATCACCAGCGCCAGCAATAATCAGCGGCGCCAGATGGCGACCCTGGTGCAGGAGGACTTGAGGAAGCTGGGCATGCGGGTGCAGGTGGTCCCGCTGGAATTCCGCGCCTACGTGGATCGCATGATGCAGACGCACGACTACGATGCCGCCATCATGGCCATCCAGAGCGGTGACGTGGACCCGACTTCGGACATGAATGTCTGGATGTCGAGCGGCGGCACTCACATCTGGCACCTTGGAGAAATTAGACCGGCGACGCCGTGGGAAGCCGAGATCGACCGGCTCATGCAGGAGCAGCTCGTTACCTTGGACTACAAGCGGCGGAAGCTCGCCTTCGACCGTGTACAGAGGATCATTTCCGAACAGCTGCCCATGATTTGCCTGGTCAGTCCCAACATCCTGCTCGGAGCAAAAAACAGTCTGGGGAACTTCCGCCCTTCTATCTTGGACCATTACACGCTCTCCAACGTGGAAGAGCTGTTCTGGCGCCAGCAGTAG